From Thermoleophilum album:
GCACCGCGCATCCGCTTCACACCGGGGCTGATTCCGAACACGATGGCCTGGACCAACCGTCCGACCTACCAGCACGTGATCGAGTTCGCGCGCCGGTAGGGCGCATATCGGACGCGGGTGCCGCCGTCAGAGCGCGCGCACGTCGACGCCGTGGTCGCTGAAGTTGACGCGGCGCACGTCGAAGTCGGGAAAGCGCGCCCGCGCTCGCTCGACCACCCGCCCGGTCTGCTGCCACTCGCACCAAAGCAGGACGGTGGGACCCGCCCCCGAGATCGTCGCGCCGAGCGCACCGAGCGTGCGCGCAGCAGCGACGAGTTCGAGCGAGCGTGGGTAGAGGTGCTGGCGGCGCGGCTGGTGGATGCGGTCGGCGAGCGCGGCAGCGACGAGCGAGAGATCGCCCCGCTCGAGCCCGAGCACCAGCTGGGCTGTAGCGGCGATGTTGTGGACACAGTCGGCCAGCGGGATCTCGGCCGGGATCGCGCGCCGCGCCGCGGCGGTCGGCACCGTCTGCGGCGGTATCGCGATCACCGCCTCGAGCTCGGGCGGCGGCGCGATCCGTGCCACGCGCTCGGGCCCGCACACAACAAAGCCCCCGTAGACCGCGGCGGCGACGTTGTCGGGATGCCCCTCGATCTCGGTGGCGAGGGCGAAGAGGTCGGCGTCGAGCTCGAACATGTGGTCGGCCGCCGCCAAACCGGCGACGATCGCGGCCGCGCTCGAGCCGAGGCCGGCGGCGGGCGGGATCTGCGAGCGGATGCGGAACGCGAAGCGATCGGCAGGATGGAGCCGCTCGAACGCCTGCACGCAGAGGTTCGTGCGGTCAAGAGGAACGTCGGGAAGGTCGGCCTCGACCGAGAAGGCGCCGGTCTCCTCGACCTCGAGCTCGAGCACCGGCGA
This genomic window contains:
- the thrB gene encoding homoserine kinase, whose protein sequence is MALHRKRVVRAPASSANLGAGYDVLAVSLSPVLELEVEETGAFSVEADLPDVPLDRTNLCVQAFERLHPADRFAFRIRSQIPPAAGLGSSAAAIVAGLAAADHMFELDADLFALATEIEGHPDNVAAAVYGGFVVCGPERVARIAPPPELEAVIAIPPQTVPTAAARRAIPAEIPLADCVHNIAATAQLVLGLERGDLSLVAAALADRIHQPRRQHLYPRSLELVAAARTLGALGATISGAGPTVLLWCEWQQTGRVVERARARFPDFDVRRVNFSDHGVDVRAL